The following proteins are co-located in the Dioscorea cayenensis subsp. rotundata cultivar TDr96_F1 unplaced genomic scaffold, TDr96_F1_v2_PseudoChromosome.rev07_lg8_w22 25.fasta BLBR01001872.1, whole genome shotgun sequence genome:
- the LOC120257111 gene encoding uncharacterized protein LOC120257111 yields the protein MLTRAKWEALSVKDKKGGEGSDSGVKKGGGRGSGRGHGRSQSGGRGDDAERKPHRKFDKTKNKMLQLVNEYGHFASRMLKSQREKKTHLVEKNQADEPSLLMIETCKLSKTEQHGGEVVLLNEDNVKPNLGVDGKCCSELCSRSKSKDEALEAFKKIKIRTEVEVNCKLKALRTDRGGYDPGSKAYRFYNPSTRKATVHVTLSLMKEGSGVGTIQCKRKLMSQVVKKDSEGNVVKHKARLVAKGYVQRQGVDFEEVFAPVARLETVRLLIAMATMEVGRPQLVLKLKKALYGLRQAPRAWNYKLDKSLVSLGFERSPLEHAVYKKEHDGLVLLVGVYVDDLIITGSIVSAIIEFKNQMKKLFKMSDLGLLELLFGH from the exons ATGTTAACACGTGCTAAATGGGAGGCTTTGTCTGTGAAAGATAAGAAGGGCGGCGAAGGCTCTGACAGTGGCGTGAAGAAAGGTGGTGGACGCGGCAGTGGCCGTGGTCACGGCCGAAGTCAGAGCGGTGGGCGCGGTGATGATGCCGAGAGGAAGCCACATCGTAAGTTcgataaaaccaaaaataaaatgcttCAACTCGTGAATGAGTATGGTCATTTTGCCTCTCGAATGCTTAAAAgccaaagagagaaaaaaactcACCTTGTAGAGAAGAACCAAGCTGATGAACCCTCCTTGTTAATGATCGAGACATGTAAACTCTCGAAGACAGAGCAACACGGAGGCGAGGTAGTGTTGCTCAACGAGGACAATGTTAAGCCCAACCTGGGAGTCGACGGAAAATGTTGTAGCGAGCTGTG TTCTCGATCAAAAAGCAAAGATGAAGCATTGGAGGCTTTCAAGAAGATCAAGATAAGAACTGAAGTGGAGGTGAATTGTAAGCTGAAGGCCCTACGAACCGACAGAGGAG GTTACGACCCTGGTTCAAAAGCCTACCGATTCTATAACCCGAGTACTCGGAAGGCTACGGTACATGTGACGCTGTCTTTGATGAAGGAAGGGAGTGGAGTTGGAACGATACAATGTAAGAGAAAGTTAATGAGCCAAGTG GTGAAGAAAGATTCAGAAGGCAATGTGGTGAAACACAAAGCTCGGCTTGTCGCTAAAGGCTATGTACAAAGGCAAGGAGTTGATTTCGAGGAAGTGTTTGCGCCGGTGGCTCGGCTAGAAACAGTGAGGTTGCTCATTGCAATGGCGACCATGGAAGTTGGGAG GCCGCAGTTAGTATTAAAACTAAAGAAGGCACTCTATGGTCTACGGCAAGCACCTCGAGCATGGAACTACAAGCTAGACAAGAGTCTAGTTTCACTTGGTTTTGAGAGGAGTCCACTTGAGCATGCAGTGTACAAGAAGGAGCATGATGGCTTAGTGCTATTGGTGGGAGTATATGTTGATGACTTAATTATTACAGGTTCAATAGTGAGCGCCATTATTGAATTCAAGAATcaa